AGGAGACATGGCCAATTTTTTAGTGCGCTTGACCAGTGCTTCGGTTTCCCGTACCGATAATCGTTTGGCTAGAACCTGATCTCGCACTTTTAACAGCTGCAGAGGGACCGATTCCAGCGAAAGCAGCGCTCGAGCGTGGCCCATCGTCAGGGAACCGGCGGAGAGATCCTCTCTCACACGATCCGGCAGACGCAGCAAACGCAAAGAGTTGGTAACCGTCGAGCGGTCTTTACCAACCCGCCCTGCGACGTCCTCCTGAGTCAGGCTGAAAGCCTGAATAAGACTTTGGTAGGCGGCGGCTTCTTCGATAGGATTGAGGTTTTCGCGCTGGATGTTCTCTATGAGAGCCATCTCGATTGCCGCATCCTCCGTCGCTTCCTGGATAAGTACCGGCACCTTTTTTAAACCTGCCCGCTGAGCAGCCCGCCAACGGCGCTCGCCGGCAATAATCTGATAGTGATCAGACAGGCGCCGGACCACCAGTGGCTGGATGATTCCCCGGACCTTTATGGAGGCTTCAAGTTCTGCCAGCTTTTGATCGTCGAAAACCTTGCGCGGCTGATTTTTCAGCGGCTGCAATTCTTCAATGGGACAGAAAAAGAAACGATGCGATTCTTCTTTAATGGAAGGATCCAGCAGCGCGCCGATCCCTTTACCGAGTGCGGGTCTTTTCGCCATATCTATTCGCCTGTATGGATAAGTTCCCTGGCCAGGGCCAGATATGCTTCCGCTCCCCTGGAGGAAATATCGTATTGTAGAACGGGGAGACCGTGACTGGGAGCTTCGGATAAACGAACGTTACGTGGGATTACCGTTTTAAATACGCGTTCAGAAAAATGGCGGCGGATTTCGTCGCTGACCTGGTGAGAAAGATTATTCCTGCCGTCAAACATGGTTAAAAGGATGCCGCACAGGGATAGAGCCGGATTAAGCTGTCTCTGGATCAAGTCGATAGTACGGGTCAACTGACTCAACCCCTCCATCGCATAATATTCACATTGCAGAGGCACCAACACAGAATCAGCGGCGGTAAGCGCATTGATGGTCAATAGACCAAGGGAAGGGGGGCAGTCGATCAGAATGTAATCGAAATCATTACGAATCTGATTCAACGCTTTTTTCAAGCGGGTTTCCCGATCCTCCTCGCCTATTAATTCGATTTCCGCTCCGATAAGATCGGTAGTTGAAGGGAGTACCTTGAGAAACTCAATACCCGTCGTTGTTACGACTTGACTTGTTTCAACCTGTCCAAGCAGCGCCTGATATGTCGTGTATTGAATATTTTCATCGGCGATCCCCACGCCACTACTGGCATTTGATTGGGGGTCGAGGTCGACCAGAAGGGTTCTTTTTTCCGCAACGGCGAGAGAAGCGGAGAGATTGATGGACGTGGTCGTCTTCCCCACGCCTCC
This DNA window, taken from Syntrophotalea carbinolica DSM 2380, encodes the following:
- a CDS encoding ParB/RepB/Spo0J family partition protein, which translates into the protein MAKRPALGKGIGALLDPSIKEESHRFFFCPIEELQPLKNQPRKVFDDQKLAELEASIKVRGIIQPLVVRRLSDHYQIIAGERRWRAAQRAGLKKVPVLIQEATEDAAIEMALIENIQRENLNPIEEAAAYQSLIQAFSLTQEDVAGRVGKDRSTVTNSLRLLRLPDRVREDLSAGSLTMGHARALLSLESVPLQLLKVRDQVLAKRLSVRETEALVKRTKKLAMSPPPPPKKTDPNMQALEDNLKQSLGTKVKIVSKKKGGKIEISYFSADDLDRLLERLGISC
- a CDS encoding ParA family protein; protein product: MGQIIAIANQKGGVGKTTTSINLSASLAVAEKRTLLVDLDPQSNASSGVGIADENIQYTTYQALLGQVETSQVVTTTGIEFLKVLPSTTDLIGAEIELIGEEDRETRLKKALNQIRNDFDYILIDCPPSLGLLTINALTAADSVLVPLQCEYYAMEGLSQLTRTIDLIQRQLNPALSLCGILLTMFDGRNNLSHQVSDEIRRHFSERVFKTVIPRNVRLSEAPSHGLPVLQYDISSRGAEAYLALARELIHTGE